From the genome of Fragaria vesca subsp. vesca unplaced genomic scaffold, FraVesHawaii_1.0 scf0512886, whole genome shotgun sequence:
CGAGAGCTTTGAAGTGTTTAATCACCTCAATTTGGATAAAATAAAGCTAGAAATAAAGTTAGCAACTGTAATGTGCATCAGCCCTATTGTCTTTGGCGGCACGGTTTCATTCCAACATGGAGGACCATTCCTCTGTCCGGGATGGGTCAGTTGAGGAAGATGAGTCGGTTGTGGATTGCAAGTGACTGTTACAATCCTTTGAAATGGTCCAAAGCACAAAACAACATGGGAGGCTCTCTGTGCAATGAGCTTCTAACTATACATCCGTAGCAGAGAAGTTCCGAGGTGTGTCGGGCTCATGAGCGTGTGCAAATAAGGGGAGCTGTATAAGAGCTTCTAAACGGCTAAACCTTATGAAGTGCAAATATCTTCCAACTCGGTGGGGAACTTGATGACTGGGAGAAGTTGAGGGCAACGAGTCTAACCACTATAGCATAGAGGTGAGCTTATTCCTCTTGCCAGGATGCCATGTTGAATCGTACAGACTAACTTTTCATACTACACCTCCAATGCCATATTACGCTTTCAAATCTACCAGTCAGAAACATAGTGCCTGCGGCATTCTCGCTGCTGCTAACACTGCCTATCGAACCATGTTGCAAGGAATAACCATCCcctctttttctattttgattaaagTATGTCCTGACTCAGGAAGGCCAACTGCAGTAAAATTGGCTTCATGAAAAATGTAGCATACCTGGAAATCCATACACTACTGAAAGGCCATACAAAGTGATATAATTTCTGTTTCTACACCGACTCTAAACTCTTCAGCCAATGCCAAATAGGTGAGCTCAAAGAAAATGTTAGCAGCTTGCAAGGGAAATCACAAATCCTGCTGCAATTCTAGAATCCACCATCACGGAAAGAcagaaataaatatatcagAAAACTGTACAGAAGGTAcgataaaaactaaattagAAAAGGTAAAGCAGCTTAAGATCAAAGAAAGAGTACATTTCAGATCCCTAGTGTTCGATTGAAAGTATGAACACTATAAGTTGTACGGGCAGCAAACATTGCCATTACAATGTTGTTTAGTCTTATTAGCTCGTCTTCAATCAGTTACAATGAAATTCATTGATCACTTGGAACCTCTAAACTGTAATTCAATATTATTAGGGGGAAGGGGAGCGGTATGAatggaaaattttgtttgctAACCAGATGACAAATTAAAGATCAGAAGGGAATTCTTGAGAGCCCCCATTTCCCATAAATAGAAGCCAAGAAAATGGCAGGCTCATTCCTGtaatttaataattatttcTATGGGAATACAAAACactgaaaacaaaaggtcAAAGCATCTGCCATTCCTCGTCTTCTTGAACAAACTGATAGAAAACCTCAAAGTGGAGTACCAGTCTAGCTAAAAGCGCTCTGGCTATCAGCTTTTATAGAGTTATTTCTCCCCATTGCTGTATCAAATATGCTCCAAAGGTACCACCTTAGTGGAATCCACTAACAAATAACATTACACTAATCACCAGTACAAATTCAGGATACATGATCTATCAATTCCACCTACAATTTCCTAATAATCACAAGTAAACCTAGAAAGGTTTTCAAGGATCTATGATAACCAATCAACAAAAAACTGAGAGTAGTATTTAATAAATACAACATCAGATGATTCACCTTCAAGATTCAAGGTTGTAAAAACAACAATTAGTTGACTACTTTCTCATTAGttatttatgagataaatTCTATCAATTTATTTACCAAGGTTACTGTACTTGCTCTACTTGTGTGGATGGATCAAGAAGATTTACTGCGATACATCATACATAAATTAATAAGCTGAAAAGTGAAGTCTTTATGTATAATTATCTTTCATCATGTGTCAAATAGCGACAAGtgtggcccgtggatcatccttgtaccgatactgttccaacttaaccacctttaaggtgttgggttttaaccacaaaaggcctcggtacaattagAAATGATCCACCCACTTatgaattatattttatttgtcactttttccaatgagggatctctcctctccaacaTCATGAACAAGATACATtattcataaaagaaaaaaagaaaaatactggacacagaaaacaaaatgaatcaaATGTAAGAAGGTAACACAGATGATTTTTCAGTAACATATTCTGTCTTCATAACTAATAACAACTCTATGCTTTTATGTGCACATATACGTGTTGATCTGACCTAGAAGAACTCAAGTATTGTTAGCTGAATACAAACCAGAAACACAATGACCACCTCCTACAGCTTCTCTTTTTGTGCTTTGGCTTTTTCGACAGATTCCATTGCTTCTTCAAATGATTTCTGAATGCAAATGAAAAATCTTTTCAGTGACGGAATGTTGAATAACATCAATTCGTTTATGCTACCCCTGGAATGATGCAGAATAAGATCGAAATAGGACATTCTTCAACAAAGTAAAAAGATTTAAATAACGGTAATGAGacatataacaaaaaagagaaacttcTAAAAGGCATCTCGGATTCTTCAAACTAACAGGAAGACAAACCGGTCTAAAGAAGTTCATGCCATGTATGGCCGGAACTAAAGCCAAATAAACACATTTGCATATAtctcaaatttaatttttgggGAAACTATTGTAGATTGCACAATGATCCAGCATGCTGCatgaaaattatgaaactTGATGCCATTTGCAATTATTCCTAATGATAACAGCAGACAGGCAAGAATATAATGTAGCACACACAATTAGTCAGTCTAGTTATTGTCCATAAAGGAttgaggtttagggtttagaaagtGGGAAACAGGAAAAGAGCAAGTAAGGTACCCCAGAATTACGTATCTTCCATAAGGCATCCCATCCCATATTAACGACAGCCACGCCACCGAATAGAGCCCTGCATAAAATTCCGATAAGAAACATAAACCTGTTGTTACATTTCTTAGCAAGAAGCTGAAGTAAAGTAAAAGAATGTTCAAACAGCAACTAAGTTGGACAAGAGAGAACAGGCACCCTGCGACGGACACGTTGAGAAGGAAAGCCCGAGTGGTGAGATAGCGAACAAGATTCTCAAAGCTGGAGGTTTTAGAAGCAGAAGCATATCTGCGGTTGTTATAATTACTATAACCGTAACCGTAACCGTAAGCggtggaggaggcggaggaggttCGGAAATTATAGTCGGCGCGCTTGCGATCGTCAATGAGGACCTGATAGGCTTCGGAGGCCTGCTTGAATCGGAGGGTGGCGGAGTCCTTGACGGCCTTAGAAGAGTGGGAATGCTTGTCTGGGTGCAGCTTCACCGCCAGTTTCCTGAAggcttctttaatttcttgtttgcTCGCATTCCTTGTCAATCCCAACAGCGAGTAGTGATCGCCCATTCTTCCTCCTCTGCTCTTCAATTTCCACCGCCAGCTTGCACCCCAATTTTTTATTCATCATCCCAAAGTTTCTTCAGATCGCACAGTTCTCAATTTATTCATCGTGGCGCTCTCCTAGCCGCTTCCTCTCCTTTCCTCTTTTTCgttattctttttctcaatttaTTCATCGTGGTCGATTACAAACCGTATTTCAAAGATAAATTCTTTCGAAACAATACCATGTTTAAAAAACAACATGATGCCTCAATTTATCGACCTAACCCAATATAGGTACCTACAGACGTTAACTCCATTACGGTGTTAGCCAGCTCgcaaattaaaatttagaaTGACCAGTTTACCCttattttttgtaaattattttatttcatataataaaaaaaaaaattttaattctTCGTCTCCGTCACCAATTTAAAGCTTGcatatgttttcttaatctCCACTAAATCAATCCTCTACTTCACAcctcaattttcaaaggataatttttaaaaatttggacATGATATATCTCGAAATATGACTCCCAAAACATGACTTCCAAACTAAACTTAAatgctggaaatgtaaatatCAATAAAACTCAACagctgagttaaacattacatctccttaattatatcaacttcaaaagtctagtaaaataAAGACGCTCACAtaagcttaaaaacaaactgccataatataaaaatataatgtaCAACAATCTAAAACCCAGCCACTATGCTTACGCCTTAACCTGTTAATCATCACACGCatgtctaacccctacaccatgaattagTGCACTAggttgtaaaacaacaaacccggtaagctaaaaagtcTGTATTAGTAATTCCCAAAATTAACTCAACATTTCCAACAACTAATAAAACTTTCCTCTTTTACCCATCCATCAATGAAAAACAAACCGccataatataaaaatataatgtaCAACAATCTAAAACCCAGCCACTATGCTTACTCCTCAACCCTGTTAATCATCACCTgtaggtctaacccctacaccatgaattggtccACTGggttgtaaaacaacaaacccggtaacctaaaaagcccgtatgagtaattccCAAAATTAACTCAACATTTCCAACAACTAATAAAACTTTCCTCTTTTACCCATCCATCAATGAAAAAATTTGTTATTACGTATCTAAGGAACTCGACCCCAACTCATCTATCCCGACTGAAGCAAACACAAGAAACAATTATAAGAGAAATCATTAATTCTACATATCCAACATTTTTACGAATAAatatgtacccatgagtcccagataccaataaggtatctcgcatgacctacaacaaacatatgtacccatgagtcccagatactaATAAGTACCTcacatgacctacaacaataatttatgtacccatgaatcccagataccttaaggtacctcccatgacctatatcgacagacggactagagctctatctTAACCGTAACTAATCACCCGGTCAAAGGCTtagaacccagtttgactgtccaagaATCACATCACAATAgaataatatcatcatcaacaacacaatgaacacatcataaaaatataCTCTTttcacatagatatatttatgaagacacatagatattcccacaagaataatctatcaataaccaacaatattatgatcatatgaacattaaaaataatcatataatagggaaacttgttttatcttacctatgagccgttggcgatcaagctcatatattttaaaacaaacaataacatattatttaattcaacatcatcatcaaaatgaccataataatttggtccaaatgtgaaccttggtgagatttactcatcTAAAaactcccgctgcgtcttcacaaaaaTACAAGGCCCAGCTCAATCTCAACTTCACAAGTTACCTAGTTAACACTATTAATAACCTTAATTAGTAACCATTAAACCTTAGCCCAAAGGAGGACAACCTTCCAAGGTCATCGAATTTAACGACCCAATAaagctgcctctaatcctcaaatcctaaACTAAACCTCTCACAAGTCTAAGATTAAACATAAagtcctagcatgcaatccttgCTCACAACCTAGAATTTCCACCTCTCAACAAGCAcaccacaacaagagctagctaaccataGAAATTTAAGGCTAGAAACACTGCCAGACGCACTGCCACACGCCGCCACAGGCGGTGGCGAGTgagccccacgcgccaccaccaacttcaaaatttggggaaactccCGACAACAAACTTGAAGATTAGAGCAAGATGAACAACTTAAATACCTGAGGTTTCAACCAGtttggccggaatcggccggaAAGTGCCTCGAACACCACCCTGAatccaaacttcaaatctACAATTTCCAGCGCCTAAAATTGATCCTCAGGTCACCAAAGAGGTATAAATATCTCTagaggaaggaggagagcaagactcacctaaCTCTGACCGAAATCGTCGTCGAAATCGCCAGCTTTCTGACGAGACAACAGTAGCTCCGCCGCATCGTGGCAGCGTCTAGACGGCGAGACGGTGAGCCACGCTGCTCCAGGAATGGAAAGGAGACCCGTGTGAACCCAATGGGACTGGCGGCATCCAGTTTGATGGTCGGACGGAGGAGTTCCGTgccggagaagagagagagtgcgcgggagctcgggagagaggagagagaaaaatggagacttttctaatttcagggttctctctttctatttatacaccttccaaaatcggaaactaacttcctcatACTGTAACCTTTTCATGCGATGTCTGTTTTACATTTACATGTgccgcgtgtctacgaactcaaTAACTTTCATTAACgaagtttttgaaaatatcttACGAataagaaagtcaacttttggccacTTAAAAGTCAAAGTACCTTAATAAAATTAACTCCCacaacttcaacttcacacATACGAATATGAATTTCcacaaataatccttcattaatttcagaaataatacaaggaaactGATATGAAAATTTGGGGTATTACAGATGTCATGGGGAGATACTCCATTCTCAAAGGATATATGGCTTTTGATTACTACTTTTGGAGGAAAGCATCTATTGCAACAATAAATTGACGAGTCAATCACTCGTGTTATATCGCGGGCTTGTAAGCTATTCACAATCGAAAAATGATGTGTACGAAATCCGGTTGACAGCAGAGGATCCTACAATTAGGCAATTCtaggtttcttttttatcaactAGGTAGTTATAATACGCACCTAGACTATAGTCTCATGTGTTGCTCTAAACCGCTCGAGGAGAATCCAAATGGTGGACGAAgtaatgtttttcttttgttttccccTACTTTTTCTCAATCGATCGCAGTCATGTTTACCTCTGAAGATTGCATCTTCAATTGTCGAAATCCTAACGATTAGAAAGTAGAAATACAATTACTTCAAATAATGTTAAATACCTTGCCATTATAGTAT
Proteins encoded in this window:
- the LOC101313757 gene encoding chaperone protein dnaJ 72-like isoform 2; the protein is MGDHYSLLGLTRNASKQEIKEAFRKLAVKLHPDKHSHSSKAVKDSATLRFKQASEAYQVLIDDRKRADYNFRTSSASSTAYGYGYGYSNYNNRRYASASKTSSFENLVRYLTTRAFLLNVSVAGCLFSLVQLSCWLYSVAWLSLIWDGMPYGRYVILGNHLKKQWNLSKKPKHKKRSCRRWSLCFWFVFS
- the LOC101313757 gene encoding chaperone protein dnaJ 72-like isoform 1; the protein is MGDHYSLLGLTRNASKQEIKEAFRKLAVKLHPDKHSHSSKAVKDSATLRFKQASEAYQVLIDDRKRADYNFRTSSASSTAYGYGYGYSNYNNRRYASASKTSSFENLVRYLTTRAFLLNVSVAGCLFSLVQLSCCLNILLLYFSFLLRNVTTGLCFLSEFYAGLYSVAWLSLIWDGMPYGRYVILGNHLKKQWNLSKKPKHKKRSCRRWSLCFWFVFS
- the LOC101313757 gene encoding chaperone protein dnaJ 72-like isoform 3, coding for MGDHYSLLGLTRNASKQEIKEAFRKLAVKLHPDKHSHSSKAVKDSATLRFKQASEAYQVLIDDRKRADYNFRTSSASSTAYGYGYGYSNYNNRRYASASKTSSFENLVRYLTTRAFLLNVSVAGALFGGVAVVNMGWDALWKIRNSGKSFEEAMESVEKAKAQKEKL